In Rhinolophus ferrumequinum isolate MPI-CBG mRhiFer1 chromosome 18, mRhiFer1_v1.p, whole genome shotgun sequence, a genomic segment contains:
- the C18H19orf38 gene encoding protein HIDE1: MPWTVLLFAAGSMAIPAPSILLLPPHPSSQEDPIYIECMAPRGFPGANFTLYQEENMVQFLQAPADQLGVTFNLSGGREAAGGTFYCQYGVLGEHRKPQLSDRSELVNVSFPAATWILPFSLGLAGAFLLLAGLVTIAVVIRKVQVKKLQKKREQESCWAQINFTTTDMSFDNSLFAISTKITSEGDAATLDDLSGSTATPGNFGPRKRPTSTSSSPEPPEFSTFRACQ; this comes from the exons ATGCCCTGGACTGTCCTGCTCTTTGCAGCTG GCTCCATGGCAATCCCAGCGCCATCCATCCTACTGCTACCCCCACACCCCAGCAGCCAGGAGGACCCCATCTACATTGAATGCATGGCCCCCAGGGGCTTCCCAGGGGCCAATTTTACGCTGTACCAAGAGGAGAATATGGTCCAGTTCCTGCAGGCCCCTGCAGACCAGCTTGGGGTCACCTTCAACCTAAGTGGCGGCAGGGAGGCTGCGGGAGGAACATTCTACTGCCAGTACGGTGTGCTAGGTGAGCACAGGAAACCTCAGCTGTCAGACCGCAGTGAGCTGGTGAATGTCTCCTTCCCAG CGGCCACGTGGATCCTGCCATTCTCCTTGGGCCTGGCTGGAGCCTTCCTCCTCCTTGCTGGACTGGTGACCATTGCCGTGGTGATCAGGAAAG TGCAAGTTAAAAAATTGCAGAAGAAAAG AGAGCAAGAATCCTGCTGGGCCCAGATCAACTTCACCACCACAG ACATGTCCTTTGATAACTCCCTGTTTGCCATCTCGACC AAAATTACTTCAGAAGGAGATGCAGCCACCCTGGATGATCTCTCAGGCTCCACTGCGACTCCTGGCAACTTTGGGCCCCGGAAGAGGCCCACTTCCACATCATCTTCGCCTGAGCCCCCTGAATTCAGCACCTTCCGGGCTTGCCAGTGA